The stretch of DNA TGCTCATTGACCGGAAAATCTAACAAAGGTGTGTGAAAATGTATGAGAATCAGTGGTTTAGCAACAGGAATGGACACGGAGTCGATCATCCGCGACATGATGAAGGCCCACCGGATACCGTTGGACAAGATTACGCAGAAGAAACAGTATTTAGAGTGGCAGTTGGATGATTATCGAAGCATCAACCGGAATTTGAAATCACAGAGTGACAAGCTGTTTGATACAGTTATGAAGCAAGGGAATTACTTGCAGAAGGCGGTTACGGTTTCGAACACGGATGCGGTTAATATCCGGGCTTTGAATGCGACGTCTGATTTTTCAGGGACGCTGGCAGTGCATCAGTTGGCGAAGCAGGCGACTTTGCAGGGTGAGGGAATTACGAAGGGCGACAATACAAGTACTTATACGGATGAGGAAATAAAGACTTTAAAATTATCCGAACTGGACTTCGCCACGGGAGAAATCGATATTTCAATCCAAGTCCCAGGAGAAAGTTCACCGAAAAAACTGACCTTTACTGCGGATGACACAATTAGTAAAGTACTAAAAAGAATTAATGAAGAAACTGGCGTGAGTGCGTTCTATGACGCACATACAGGTAAAATTGCGATGACAGCAAAAAAAAGCGGGGGTAGTGAAACCGATAATATCATTCAGGTTAACGGTGATTTGGCCGGACATCTGAAACTAAATGGAAACGGTGCTGCCGTCCAAAAAGGACAAAATGCCATTTTCACGTTCAATGGCTTGCAAACAGAACGTTCATCCAACACATTCCAGATCAACGGATTTGAAATCAACCTGAAGCAAGTGACAGATCCGCCGGTGAAAAACGAATTGGGTGAGGACACATACCCGACAACAAACGCCATAACCTTCAGCTCGGCCCCGAACACGGATAAAATCGTAGATTCCGTCGTCCAATTCGTAAACGATTATAATAAAATGATCGAGGAATTGAATGCCAAAATCCGGGAGCCGAAGTATCGGAACTTCCAACCCCTATCAGATGAGCAGAAGAAAGAGATGAAAGAGAAAGAGATTGAGCTTTGGGAAGAGAAGGCGAAGAGCGGTACATTGCGCAACGACCCGACAGTCTCCAGCATGCTATCACAGCTGCGAACAATTATGAGCAGTCCTGTTACGATTGAGGAGGGCCCGCCCGAGCAAAAAATGATGCTAAGCGATATCGGTATCTCCATGTCCAAGAGTTACACGGATAACGGGAAGCTCACTATCGATGAGGACAAGCTGCGTGAAGCTATTGCTACTAATCCAGAAAACATCTATAAGTTGATTGGTCGAGCGGATAATGAAGCGACTGATACGAAAGATAACAGCGGAATCGCGGTCAAGTACCGGAAAGTTCTGCAAAGTGCGGAATCGGACATCAAGAAAAAAGCCGGCAGCGCCGGAGCAGTCAATGATACATTCACTCTCGGCCGCAGCTTGAAAGACATGAATAACCAAATCGAACGTTTCGAAGACCGCCTGAAAATGACCGAAGACCGCTACTGGCGGCAGTTCACGGCGATGGAGCGGGCGATCCAGCGCGCGAATGCGCAATCAGCACAATTGATGAGTTCCTTCGGCGGTGGCATGTAAGGATAATGCAAGATAAAAGGAGATACACACAATGGCGATTAACAATCCATATGCAGCGTACCAGAACAACTCGGTGAACACTTCAACGCCTGGCGAACTGACGCTCATGCTGTACAATGGCTGCTTGAAGTTCATTGCACAGGCGAAGAAAGCGTTGGAAGACGGCAATATTGAAGAGAAGAACAAGTCGGTGCAGAAGGCGCAAGCGATTGTGACGGAATTGATGTTGACGTTGGATACGTCGATGCCGATTTCGGAAAATATGATGGTCCTCTATGAATTTGTCAACAACCGGCTGCTCGATGGCAACATTAAGAATGATAGCAAGTTGTTCGACGAGGCGGGAGACATCATCACTGAATTCCGTGATACGTGGAAGCAAGTGATTCAGATTAACCGGCAAAAACAATATGCCAATGTGGATGAAATATGATCCGTCCCGCACTTGCCGCTTGGCGTGATGTGACGGAGCAATTGCTGGCCGCCACCCGACGGAACAGCGAGGCGGAACGCGACGAGACAATTGTGGAAATCGAAGGCCTGCTGGACAAGCGGGACAAGCTGCAGCCTCACATCGCCGCTCCGCATTCTCCGGAGGAAGCCGACTTCGGGAAGGAGCTCATGATGCTCGAACAGCAGGTCCAGCGCGAACTAGCCGCTTTCCTCAAGCTGATCCGGAACAATATATCCGAGACCCAGGCGAAAAAAGACAATATGAACAGCTACGTCAATCCCTACAGCCAACTAGGGCGAGACGGCTCTTATTATGATACGAAACAATGAAGTTCGAAAGGGGATTCTCTCTTTCGGGCTTTTTATTTTTGGGCGATGTGGGAAAAAATGAGGCGGCTTGGAATCGATGACAATCTTCTCGGTACAACTTCATAACGATCCTTGGCTACTGGAGAAGACAACTAATTAGAAGTGAAATCTCTTAATATCCGAATAGTTAGGCTCTTCATCCTATATGAATGAATCGTCATTCATGATATATTTTACATACTTTATTATTCTGAAATACCTATTTAGGAAAGGGTGAGTAAGGGTGTCGATTGTACAATTAAAAGAAAGTGATTGGCTTCAAAAGAATCAGATCATGGCAGCGGGATTCCTTATTGCGTCGGGGCTTGGTCTATTGGCGCAGTTGGTACAGCGGTCGAATCAGGCCATCATCTTATCAGTGGCGATTCCGTTTGTTCTGGCAGGGCTTTTTTACCTCATTAGTCATCGGGTGAAAGTGATTTTCCGGACGCTGCCTTACATCTTGCTTCTTCTGAATTTTTGTATCGCCGTCAGTGTCATTTTTCTATCCGAGGCGAATTTGGGGTCCATCGGCATCATCATTCTTTTGCTTATCATAGGTTCGATCCATGGCGTGTTCAAGATTCTCATTTTCGGCTATACGCTGAGTTTCATCGCACTCCTGCTCAATAATCGGCATTTCATTGAACCCGGCTTGGTGGAGGGGAGTGGGGTGAATCTGCTGATCCTGCATTTCCTTTCGGGGGTCATCCTGTTTCTCTTGGTCCGGCAAAACCGGCGGATGCTCGTGCGTATCGAGGCGTTGGTCACCATGACGGAGAAAAAGGCCAAGGAAGAAGAAGCACATGCACAGCGGTTGGACGAGGCGGTCGGCAATATCACGGCAAACTTGGCGCAACTGCGAGCCGGGGCAAAAACAGCCTCGGATTCGCAACGTGAAATGTTGGCGGCTGTGAATGAAGTGAGCGCAGGCACCCAGGATCAGACAGACCATATTACGACTATCGCGCTGAATGCGGAGCACACGCATGAAGCGGTGCAGCATATAACGGCCGGTTTGGAGGAGATTGTCGGGCAAGCCGAGGAAGCTGGACAAAAAGCGGATGAAGGGTCAGCCCAAATGGCGGAATTAAAGGAAAGCATCGACTCGTATTCGGCATTCTTCGACGAACTTACGGAAACATTCGAAATGCTGTCCGAAAAGATTACAGAGACGAACGGGTTCGCGAGTTCGATCAAGGAAGTCACGGAGCAGACGAATTTACTGGCGCTGAACGCATCCATCGAGGCGGCACGGGCGGGGGAGCACGGGAAAGGGTTCTCGGTCGTGGCCAGTGAAATCCGGAAATTGGCCGGCATGACAGCCGGGACGTTGACGAAAATTGATGCGAATCTGGCAGAGGTGAATCGCTACAACGCACTGGCACTGTCGAAAATCGAGGAAGGGTCGCAACAAGTTGCCAGGCAGACAGCGATTTCCGAGGAGTCGGATCGCTCGTTCGGGGCTTTATTCAAAACGATGGGGATTTTACGTGAGGAGTTATCGGAATTTCTCCAAGGCTTCGGGAAAATCAATGAGAACAGCAACGAGATCCGCGAGCGGACTCAACAGTTCGCAGCAATCATGCAGCAGAGCACAGCGATGATCGAGGAGGTGAGTGCAACATTAACCGAGCTGACGGAAGAACAGCAAAGGATCGCACGATATATCCAAGAGACACATGAAGAGGCGTTTCGGATCAAAGGATAAAATGAAAAGGATTGAGCAAAGAACGGAGTAGTGGAAGGGGCAAGGGATGAGTAAGGGCAATGCGCAGGCACAAATCGCCGGGTTATGCGACAAGTTTGAGACGGGAAAGGGTCCGTTTGTACAATAGACGGCGGCGGATTTGATAACTGGGTCAAGTGGTGCCTTGGAAGAATTGAACGCCGCCTAATAACCAAATCATTTCTATGCAATAGTCGACACTAAGCGCGCCTGAAGCCTGTTGAAAATTTAAAAAACTGCATGGAATCTGTTATACTGGGGGCAGACGTACAATAAGCTAGGGAACGGAGTGTGATCTATGCTTTATAAACGTACCGAGTATTTCAGATATACGTTCGGCGAGCCGCTGGAGGCCGAATTCCGGATTTTCAAGGCGGAAGGGCAGTCGAACCCGGGCGAGTGCAAGATGCTCGATCTCAGTCCGGGCGGGGCAAAATTGTATTCGACGTATGATATCCCCGTTGGACAGAGGGATGTACGGTTGTCGCTGAAGTTCACAGTCTATAATTATCCGCTGGACATCTATGGGAAGGTGCTCTGGAAAAAGCCGTTCAATCAAGGCCATATGTACGGGTTCGAGTTTGAAGAGGATCGGAAACTTGGTGAGTTGATCATCGGGGAGTTGAAATTGCGGCGGCGTGCCGAAGCGGATGCCGAACGCTGACAATTCGCACTGGCAATGGACGGGCGGTTTATTCAACAATCCGTCACACTTCGACATTATTTAGAAAAAGGGCGAGTTTTTTTAAAGGGTTTACCGGGTATCATGTAGAAGTAAGGATTATCGGTAAATAAAGGAGGAGTTCATATGCTAGACTTTAACATCCGCGGTGAAAATATCGAGGTGACTCCAGCAATTCGCGAGCATGTGGAGAAGAAGGTCCAGAAGCTTGAGAGATACTTCACAGAAGGCGCGAACGCAACAGCCCATGTTAACTTGAAAGTGTATAATGATAAACAGACTAAAGTGGAAATTACCATTCCAATGAAAAATTTGACCCTCCGAGCAGAGGAACGCCACGACGACATGTACGCGGCGATCGACTTGATCGTCGACAAGCTCGAACGTCAAATCCGAAAATATAAAACGAAAGTCAACCGCAAATTCCGCGAGCGCGAAGGCGTCGCCGCTTTCTTTGCATCCGTGAACAATGACAAATCGAACGAAGCTCCGGCGCAGGCGGAAGAGGACACGGAATTCCCGATCGTCCGCACGAAGCAATTCGATTTGAAACCGATGGATCAGGAAGAAGCGATCTTGCAAATGAACATGCTCGGCCACAACTTCTTCATCTTCACTGATGCAGAATCCGATGGGACGAACATTGTCTACAAACGCAAAGACGGCAAGTATGGTTTGATTGAAACGAACTAAATAAACTGAATTCTACAATCCCCCGTGCAGAAGATTTGCCGGGGGATTGTTTTATTGGTTGGATTATACGTTCCGCGCTCATAACTTTGCGGGGACGCTCATAATTCTCGTTCTGCGCTCATAACTTTGCGGGACCGCTCATAGTTCTCGTTCTGCGCTCATAACTTCGCGGGACCGCTCATAGTTCTCGTTCCGCGCTCATAACTTCGCGGGACCGCTCATAATTCCTGTTCCGCGCTCATAACTCCGCAGGACCGCTCATAGTTCTCGTTCTGCGCTCATAACTTCGCGGGACCGCTCATAGTTCTCGTTCCGCGCTCATAACTTTGCGGGGACGCTCATAATTCTCGTTCTGCGCTCATAACTTTGCGGGACCGCTCATAATTCCTGTTCCGCGCTCATAACTTCGCGGGACCGCTCATAATTCTCGTTTCGCGCTCATAACTTCGCGGGGACGCTCATAGTTTTCGTTCTGCGCCCATAACCCATGCTCTCCCACCACAACTTTCTCCAAGCCCCATTTCTCCCCGATTTCCAACCGCTCTCATTTGCATGGGGCTTTTCGCAGTGTTAAAATGAAGGGTGAACTAAATGAGGATGTGACCTATAAATGCTTGGCGTATTAAATAAAATGTTTGATATGAATAAACGGGATTTGAAACGCCTGGATAAGGTAGCGGACCAGGTGGAATCGCTTGCCACGGAGATGGAGCGACTGTCAGATGAGCAGCTGACTGCGAAGACGGAAGAGTTCAAGGAACGGCTTGCGAAAGGTGAAACGCTCGATGATCTCCAAGTCGAAGCGTTTGCCGTCGTCCGCGAGGCGTCGCGCCGGGTGCTTGGGATGTATCCGTTCCGTGTCCAGCTCATCGGGGCTGCGGCTTTGCATGAAGGCAATATTGCAGAGATGAAAACCGGGGAAGGGAAGACGTTGACGTCAACTCTTGCGGTTTACTTGAACGCGCTGGCAGGCAAAGGGGTCCACGTCGTGACGGTGAACGAATACTTGGCGAGCCGGGATGCGACGGAGATGGGGCAGTTGTACGAGTTTCTCGGGCTGTCGGTCGGTTTGAACTTGAACAGTCTGTCGAAAGAGGAGAAACGCGAAGCGTATGCAGCGGATGTCACATATAGTACGAATAACGAGCTCGGCTTCGACTATTTGCGCGATAATATGGTGCTGTACAGTGAACATAAAGTGCAGCGACCGCTTTTCTATGCGGTCATTGACGAAGTCGACTCGATTTTGATTGATGAGGCGCGAACGCCGTTGATCATTTCCGGGCAAGCCGCGAAATCCGCGGAATTGTACCGGTTGGCGAACCGTTTTGTCATTTCCTTGAAAAAAGATGAAGATTATTCCTACGATGAATCGACAAAAGGCGTCGTGTTGACGGAAGCGGGCATCGAGAAGGCGGAGAAGGCCTTTTCGATCGACAACCTTTTCGATTTACAGCATGTTTCGCTGAACCATGCGATCAGTCAGTCGTTGAAAGCTCATGCTAGTATGCACATCGATGTCGATTATGTCGTCGAAGAGGGCGAAGTCGTCATCGTCGATTCATTTACAGGCCGTCTGATGAAAGGCCGCCGTTACAGCGACGGTTTGCACCAGGCGATTGAGGCGAAAGAAGGCTTGGAAGTTCAGAATGAGTCGATGACGCTTGCGACGATCACGTTCCAGAACTTCTTCCGGATGTATGAAAAGTTGGCCGGTATGACCGGGACGGCGAAAACGGAAGAGGAAGAATTCCGGAATATTTACAATATGAATGTCATCGCGATTCCGACGAATCGTCCGATTGCGAGGGATGACCGGGCAGATTTGATTTACGCGACGATGGACGGCAAGTTCAAGGCGGTTGCGCAAGATATCAAGGAACGTCATGAGAAAGGCCAGCCGGTTCTTGTCGGAACGGTTGCGATCGAGACGTCCGAAATCATTTCGAAGTACTTGACGAAATTCGGCGTGAAGCATAATGTATTGAATGCGAAAAACCATGGCCGGGAAGCGGAAATCATCCTGGAAGCCGGGCAACCGGGCGCAGTGACGATCGCGACGAACATGGCAGGCCGGGGGACGGACATCAAACTCGGCGACGGCGTTCAGGAACTCGGCGGTCTGGCGGTCATCGGCACGGAGCGGCATGAGTCGCGCCGGATCGACAACCAGCTCCGTGGACGTTCCGGGCGACAAGGGGATCCGGGGATCACGCAGTTCTACCTATCCTTGGAAGACGAATTGATGCGCCGTTTCGGGTCGGATCAAATGAAAAACATGATGACGAAACTCGGAATGGACGATACGACTCCGATCCAGTCCCGGATGGTGTCGAGGTCGGTTGAATCAGCGCAGAAACGGGTAGAGGGGAATAACTTCGATGCGCGGAAGCGTCTCCTTCAATATGATGATGTCCTGCGTCAACAGCGGGAAATCATTTATAAGGAGCGGAATGAAATCCTCGAATCCGACAACATCCGTGGTGTGCTGGAGCAGATGTTGGCGAATGTCATCGATAATGCGGTAGCGATCCATACGACCGAAGAGAAGCCGGAAGATTGGAATTTGAAAGGGTTGGAAGACTATCTAGGTGCGAATCTGCTTCCGGAAGGCCGTTTGACAAAGGCCGACATGGAAGGGAAATCGGTTGACGAGTTGAAACGACTGATCACTGATGCCGTGACGGCGCGTTACGATGAGAAGGAAGAGGAAATGTCGGAAGAGCGCATGCGTGAATTCGAGAAAGTCGTTCTGCTGCGCGCCATCGATACAAAATGGATGGACCATATCGACGCGATGGAACAGCTGCGCGGCGGAATCCATTTACGTGCCTATGGCCAGACTGACCCACTCCGGGAATACCAATCGGAAGGGTTTGCGATGTTCGAGGAAATGGTTTCGGCGATTGAAGCTGACGCGGCGAAATATGTCATGAAAGCGGAAATCCGCAACAACTTGGAGCGTGAGGAAGTCGCAAAAGGGCAGGCCGTCAACCCGAAAGAGGACGGCGAGCAAGTGAAGAAGAAACCGGTACGGCGTGCGGTGAACATCGGACGAAATGATCCATGCCCATGCGGCAGCGGGAAGAAATATAAAAACTGCCACGGCAAAGCATAAGCGGCCGGGCAACCCAATTTCAGGAGGAAACTGTAATGATTGAATTATCCGATGTACGAAACGAGTTAGACAAAACAGCTAAGAAATTAGCGGACTTCAGGGGGTCTCTTTGACTTAGAAAACAAAGAGGCACGTATCCAGGAGCTCGACGAGGTGATGTTGGAGCCGGGATTCTGGGATGACCAGGACGCGGCACAGAAAGTCATTTCCGAGTCGAATGGCTTGAAAGACATCGTCGGCGATTTCAACGAATTGAACGAAGAGCAGGAGAACTTGGAAATGACGCTCGAATTGTTGAAAGAGGAAGCCGATGCGGAACTTCAAGAAGAGCTTGGATCGGAATTGAAGGAATTCAAGACGAAAGTTGAAGCGTTCGAGCTGCAAATGCTGTTGAGCGATGAATATGATAAAAACAATGCGGTGCTTGAAATCCACTCCGGTGCAGGCGGTACGGAGTCGCAGGACTGGGCATCCATGCTGCTGCGGATGTACACGCGCTGGGCGGAAGACCAAGGCTTCAAGGTCGAGACACTTGATTACCAAGCGGGCGACGAAGCAGGCGTCAAATCTGTCACATTGTCCATCAAAGGGCATAATGCGTACGGCTATTTGAAAGCGGAAAAAGGCGTGCACCGGCTCGTCCGGATTTCCCCGTTCGACTCGTCGGGCCGACGCCATACGTCGTTTTCATCGGTTGAGGTCATGCCGGAATTCGATGGCGACATTGATGTCGAAATCAAGATGGAAGACGTCAAGATCGATACGTACCGTTCGAGCGGTGCAGGCGGACAGCATGTCAACACGACCGATTCCGCGGTGCGGATGACGCATATTCCGACCGGGGCGATTGTGACGTGCCAAACTGAACGTTCGCAAATCAAAAACCGGGAGCGCGCGTTGAATTTATTGAAAGCAAAAATTTATCAGATCAAATTGGAAGAAGAGGAAGCACGGTTGCTTGAAATCCGGGGCGATCAAAAGGAAATCGGCTGGGGCAGCCAGATCCGTTCTTACGTGTTCCATCCGTATTCCATGGTAAAAGACCATCGGACCAACGCCGAAACCGGAAACGTCGGCGCGGTCATGGATGGAGAGATCGATTTATTTATTAATGCATATTTGCGTTCTAGAATCTCTTGATGAAAAAGTGCACCTCGGTGCGCTTTTTTCATTGCTTAGGAAATTATAAAATTTTGACCTGTGGATAACTGTTCGATAAAATGTTCGTATACTCGAAGGGACTGAGACGCGATGAGAGGGACTAGTGGAGTCATCAAAAGAATACTGAAAGACCATTTCGATGGGTTTTGGCAAATGCACTCTACCTTGTTTCCAGAAGCTTATCGAGAGGATATAAAAGAAACCGTCCTGAAAACAATCCGTTGTGGATCCTCGGATGTCGGATATGCGAGATATGAATGTCTGGGTTGTGAAGGGAATCCATCTCCTGTCATTGTCTGTTTCACATGCAAGAGCCGCTTTTGTAATAAGTGTGGAAAGAAATATACGGATGACTGGTCCACCAAACAGCAGGACTTAATCTTTAATGTGCCGCATCGCCACATGGTATTCACCATTCCCGAGGAACTTCGGAATATCTTTTTCCACGACCGCAAAAAATTGAATGAGTTGAGTAGACAGGTAGCCGGGGTCTTCCAATTCTATTATCGTCGTAAAAGCAGGAAGCGCAACCTACAAGCCGGGGTGATCACGGTCATCCATACGTTCGGAAGGGATCTGAAGTTCAATCCACATATACATGCCCTAGTGACGGAAGGGGCGATTGATAATCGGAATGAATGGTGTTCAAGTGATTTCATTCCCTATGAATTCTTACGGAAATCCTGGCAAAAGGTGCTACTCGATTTAATGAAGAAGTGGTTTCCCGATCACCCAAAGGCCCAGGAATTAATCAATGATTTATATAGGCGATATCCGAAAGGATTCTATGTGAACGCAGAACAGAAAATGAAGGATGCCAAAGGGGCAGCCAAATACATAGGCAGATACTTGGCGAGACCGGCCATCGCCGAATATCGCATTGTCGGATACGATGGGAAGGAAGTCGAGTTCTGGTATGAAGATCATAAAACAGGGAAACGGGTGGACGTGAAGCAGTCGGTCTATCGATTCCTGTTCAATATTTTACAGCACATCCCACCAAAACACTTCAGAATGGTGGGCCGTTTTGGGTTGTATAGCAGAAGATCGTATCAGAAGGCAAATCAAATTCTAAGCCTTTATGCCTTCATGCGGACAAAACAACTTTCCATGCTTTTGGAAAGAAGGAAAAAGAGAAAAACATATCGGGAACGGATGAGAGAGGCTTTTGATCAGGATCCGTTTATTTGCCCGTGTTGCCATCGGGAGATGGACTTGGTGGAGATTTGGCATGCTGATTATGGAATCCTGTATCATTATATGGAGGGCATGAAAATTATTAAAAGATGGGAGAAGTCGGAGGATGCCAACAGACGAAGAGCTGGATGAACTGAATCGGGCATTTTTACAATCATTAGAAGAGGATGACCCGTTCGGATTGAACGAAAAAATAAGTACGATTGAATTTAAGTGTCGGGATTGTCAGGAATTAGATGACGTTCCCGATTTTGTAGTGGCAGACTTTCAGGTCGACTTAAAACAGAACGAAGAAGTCGAGATTGAATGTCCTTTTTGTGGTGGGACCATGCATAGAGCGAAAAAAATCCCAAGTGAATCGATTTCACCTGGGACGGGGACAGAGGCGCTTTAGCGCTTTTGTTCTTTTCCGCGGTTAACTTGCAGAAAGCGGGGAATAGTGAAGAGGAGAGGACTTTGCCGAAACCGAAAGTCATTCTCGTTTGTCATGGATTTGATAAAATTCGGATAGTTGACCGACGGGAATCGATGGTGGGTTTTGGTATACTTAAGGTTGTAGCACATTATTTCACAATAGGAGGTCACGACATGAAGAAAAAGCTGTTAGCAATGATGCTTGGCGCTGGACTTGTCCTCGGGGCATGCGGCGGCAACGATGACAACGCAGGTGACACGAACAATGATGCAAACACAGGCACGTCCGGTGGCGGCGAAACCGCTTCGGCCGACGCTGAAGCTCTTTACAGAAAAAGCTGTATCGGCTGTCATGGCGCCAACTTGGAAGGTGCGAGCGGACCGAAGTTGAGTGATGTCGGTTCCCGTCTATCCGAAGAGGAAATCCGCACAATCATTCTGGAAGGTAAAGGCAACATGCCTCCTGGACTTCTTAAAGGCGAAGAAGCCGATGTTGTCGCGAAATGGCTTGCTGAAAAAAAATAACATATCTGATCCCCATCCCGCAATCGGCCTCGGCTGATTGCGGGTTTTCCGTTCGTCACTTGTGTTCGGCGCTCATATATGCATATTTAGCGCTCATATGTCTTTTTCCGCGCTTATATCTCACTGAGTCGCGCTCATACAGCAACGTCCTGCGCTTATAACTTCGTATTTGCGCTCATACTCCGTGCCCTCGCGCTCATAACTTGGGGTTCCGTGATCAACAACAGGAGCTGAAATTTTGCGCCAAGTGCTGATAACTGGTGCGGAGTGCTGATAACTTGCGCCAATTGCTGATACATTACGTCAAGTACCGATAACCCGTGCCAAGCGTTGACCCCACTCCACCACCACCAACCATCGATTGAAATCTCCTCATAAGCTATCCAACACATTATTCCACGAAATCACCTATAATTTTTTCATTCAATATTTTCTGTTCAAGATATTATCAAATATCGACATCGAACTGAAAAATAGCGTAGGATTTCCGACATGGTCCGAGGTTAGTAGCTTGGTACTGTGTTGTTTTCGCGACAACGAATGCTGTCGCTTTCAAATGAAATATATCTGTAATACTTACCTGTTGGCGAATCGTGCTATAATGGGCATGTTGAGTCAAAAAAAGGATTACGAATCAGGTGGTTTCAAACAATGATTGTGATGAAAGATGTTTACAAGAAATACCCGAATGGTGTCGTCGCAGCAAATGGCATCAATGTCGAAATTGAGCGGGGCGAGTTTGTCTATGTCGTCGGTCCGAGCGGTGCTGGGAAGTCGACGTTCATCAAAATGATGTACCGCGAAGAGGTTCCGACGAGTGGTGAAATTCTGATCAACGGCATCAATCTTGCCACCTTGCGGAATAAGCGCGTTCCGTTTCTGCGCAGGCAGATCGGTGTCGTGTTCCAAGACTTTAAACTATTACCGAAATTGAATGTTTATGAGAATGTGGCGTTTGCCCTTGAAGTGATTGAAGAACCGGTGGACAATATCCGGACGAAAGTGAATGACGTGCTCGGCTTGGTCGGTTTGACACAGAAGGCGCGGATGTTCCCGAACGAGTTGTCGGGCGGGGAGCAGCAGCGGGTTTCGATTGCCCGGTCTATCGTCAATGTCCCGAAAGTGGTCATTGCCGATGAACCGACCGGAAACTTGGATCCTGAAACGTCTTGGGAGATTATGAGGATTTTTGAAGAGATCAATGCGCGTGGAACGACAATTGTCATGGCCACCCATAACAGGGAAATCGTCAATACGTTGCGTCACCGGGTCATTGCCGTAGAAGGCGGTCTGATCACTCGAGACGAGTACGGAGGTGATTACGGCTATGAAAGCTAGAACAATCGGTAGGCATTTTCGGGAAAGTATGAAGAGCCTCGGCCGGAATAGCTGGATGACCTTCGCCTCCGTCAGCTCCGTCACTGTCACTTTGCTCCTCGTCGGAGTCTTCATTGTCATCATGATGAACTTGAATCAGCTTGCGGACAATATTGAAAGTGACGTGGAAATCAAAGTCATTGCCGATCCGGCTGCCGATCCGGAGTCCGTCGAGAAATTGGCGGAAGAGGTCAGGGGAACGGATGGCGTATTGGAAGTCGTCTACTCCTCCAAGGACGATGAATTGGAGAAAATGATCCTCTCATTCGGTGATGAATTAAGTTTATATAAACAGAATAACCCGCTTGGAGATGCGCTTTATGTAAAAGCTGAAGACCCGCATGAAACAGCGGCCATCGCCAAGAAAATCGATACATA from Bacillus sp. OxB-1 encodes:
- the ftsE gene encoding cell division ATP-binding protein FtsE, coding for MIVMKDVYKKYPNGVVAANGINVEIERGEFVYVVGPSGAGKSTFIKMMYREEVPTSGEILINGINLATLRNKRVPFLRRQIGVVFQDFKLLPKLNVYENVAFALEVIEEPVDNIRTKVNDVLGLVGLTQKARMFPNELSGGEQQRVSIARSIVNVPKVVIADEPTGNLDPETSWEIMRIFEEINARGTTIVMATHNREIVNTLRHRVIAVEGGLITRDEYGGDYGYES
- a CDS encoding IS91 family transposase; its protein translation is MRGTSGVIKRILKDHFDGFWQMHSTLFPEAYREDIKETVLKTIRCGSSDVGYARYECLGCEGNPSPVIVCFTCKSRFCNKCGKKYTDDWSTKQQDLIFNVPHRHMVFTIPEELRNIFFHDRKKLNELSRQVAGVFQFYYRRKSRKRNLQAGVITVIHTFGRDLKFNPHIHALVTEGAIDNRNEWCSSDFIPYEFLRKSWQKVLLDLMKKWFPDHPKAQELINDLYRRYPKGFYVNAEQKMKDAKGAAKYIGRYLARPAIAEYRIVGYDGKEVEFWYEDHKTGKRVDVKQSVYRFLFNILQHIPPKHFRMVGRFGLYSRRSYQKANQILSLYAFMRTKQLSMLLERRKKRKTYRERMREAFDQDPFICPCCHREMDLVEIWHADYGILYHYMEGMKIIKRWEKSEDANRRRAG
- the prfB gene encoding peptide chain release factor 2 (programmed frameshift) codes for the protein MELSDVRNELDKTAKKLADFRGSLDLENKEARIQELDEVMLEPGFWDDQDAAQKVISESNGLKDIVGDFNELNEEQENLEMTLELLKEEADAELQEELGSELKEFKTKVEAFELQMLLSDEYDKNNAVLEIHSGAGGTESQDWASMLLRMYTRWAEDQGFKVETLDYQAGDEAGVKSVTLSIKGHNAYGYLKAEKGVHRLVRISPFDSSGRRHTSFSSVEVMPEFDGDIDVEIKMEDVKIDTYRSSGAGGQHVNTTDSAVRMTHIPTGAIVTCQTERSQIKNRERALNLLKAKIYQIKLEEEEARLLEIRGDQKEIGWGSQIRSYVFHPYSMVKDHRTNAETGNVGAVMDGEIDLFINAYLRSRIS
- the cccB gene encoding cytochrome c551, producing MKKKLLAMMLGAGLVLGACGGNDDNAGDTNNDANTGTSGGGETASADAEALYRKSCIGCHGANLEGASGPKLSDVGSRLSEEEIRTIILEGKGNMPPGLLKGEEADVVAKWLAEKK
- a CDS encoding zinc ribbon domain-containing protein — translated: MPTDEELDELNRAFLQSLEEDDPFGLNEKISTIEFKCRDCQELDDVPDFVVADFQVDLKQNEEVEIECPFCGGTMHRAKKIPSESISPGTGTEAL